The Candidatus Pelagibacter sp. IMCC9063 genome has a window encoding:
- a CDS encoding TRAP transporter large permease, with amino-acid sequence MVVLVMFLVLLTLLAINVPIAIALAVTTIIAMVSANGTNFLIDAAIVMFDGSMNFPLIAIPLFILAGAIMNTSGISRRLINFASALVGFVRGGLSMVNIATSMFFAEISGSAVADVAALGSILIPAMKKKGYTGAFAAAVTSSSASLAVIIPPSIPMILYAVMAQTSVVQLFVAGIIPGIIGGFGLMFVSYIYAIRKKLPIEETFNLSNLRRTGKEASLAFVLPVIILGGIFGGFVTATEGAGLAVVAACIIGAVYRELNFKQFFDATIEGASSTAIVMLLVAASVLIGEFLTIEQVPQTVATSITGFTDNKFVILAILNVFLLIIGLFLHSAAAIIVVVPIVMPLVATAGIDPVHFGIIVTLNLAIGQQTPPVASVLVTACSVAKADIWEVSKINVMFVAVLFAVLLLVTYVPFVPMGLVEHFYR; translated from the coding sequence ATGGTTGTTTTGGTTATGTTTCTAGTTCTCTTAACGTTATTAGCAATTAACGTTCCTATTGCCATAGCCCTTGCGGTTACTACTATCATTGCCATGGTCTCGGCCAATGGAACTAATTTTTTAATTGATGCAGCCATTGTTATGTTTGATGGGTCTATGAATTTCCCATTAATTGCTATTCCTTTATTTATTTTGGCAGGTGCAATTATGAATACCTCAGGAATTTCTAGACGTTTAATTAATTTTGCTTCTGCTTTAGTTGGGTTTGTCAGAGGTGGATTGAGCATGGTTAATATTGCAACTTCAATGTTTTTTGCTGAAATTTCTGGTTCTGCAGTTGCTGACGTTGCTGCACTTGGATCTATTTTAATTCCTGCTATGAAGAAAAAGGGTTACACAGGAGCATTTGCGGCTGCTGTTACATCTTCATCCGCTTCATTAGCGGTTATTATACCGCCTTCGATTCCAATGATTTTGTATGCTGTAATGGCACAAACATCCGTAGTTCAATTATTTGTCGCTGGTATAATTCCAGGTATCATTGGTGGTTTTGGATTAATGTTTGTTTCCTATATTTATGCAATAAGAAAAAAACTTCCAATTGAGGAGACTTTTAATTTATCAAATTTAAGGAGAACTGGAAAAGAAGCATCTTTGGCATTTGTGCTTCCTGTAATTATATTGGGAGGTATTTTTGGAGGCTTTGTGACTGCAACAGAAGGAGCCGGTTTAGCGGTTGTTGCTGCTTGTATAATTGGAGCAGTTTATAGAGAGCTCAATTTCAAACAATTTTTTGATGCAACAATTGAGGGTGCCTCATCAACAGCAATTGTGATGTTATTGGTTGCAGCATCTGTTTTAATTGGAGAATTTTTAACTATTGAACAAGTGCCTCAAACAGTAGCAACTTCCATTACAGGATTTACAGACAATAAATTTGTTATTTTGGCAATTTTAAATGTTTTCTTATTAATTATTGGACTTTTTCTTCACTCAGCAGCAGCTATTATTGTAGTTGTTCCCATTGTTATGCCTTTAGTCGCTACAGCTGGAATTGATCCAGTTCATTTTGGAATTATTGTAACATTAAACTTAGCCATAGGTCAGCAAACTCCACCTGTAGCCAGCGTGTTAGTTACCGCCTGCTCAGTAGCAAAAGCAGACATTTGGGAAGTTTCTAAAATTAACGTTATGTTTGTTGCTGTATTATTTGCTGTATTGCTTTTAGTGACCTACGTTCCATTTGTCCCGATGGGATTAGTAGAACATTTTTATAGGTAG
- a CDS encoding TRAP transporter small permease, producing MFSSNFKNSYDTFLQYVMFVMMIAMAVTVVVGVIFRWSGHALVWYDEVASVQLAWLTYYGSAYAALKGAHIGVPNIIKSFPLGLRKILWVVSKIIIYGFFILLAYYGFKVLTLIRGETLVTLEWVPQILVQSVIPIGSLLFMLSETLRLREDYEDVMSGKKRDPEAIIVEEQN from the coding sequence ATGTTCTCCTCTAATTTTAAAAATTCATATGATACATTTCTTCAATATGTAATGTTTGTCATGATGATAGCTATGGCTGTTACGGTCGTTGTTGGCGTCATTTTTCGCTGGTCTGGCCACGCTTTAGTTTGGTATGATGAAGTGGCATCGGTACAACTTGCTTGGCTTACCTATTATGGATCTGCTTATGCAGCTTTAAAAGGCGCTCATATTGGAGTTCCTAATATAATTAAATCATTTCCTTTAGGTCTTAGAAAAATTTTATGGGTTGTTTCCAAGATTATTATTTACGGGTTTTTCATCTTATTAGCTTATTACGGCTTTAAAGTATTAACGCTCATTCGAGGAGAAACACTGGTAACTTTAGAGTGGGTTCCGCAAATACTTGTGCAATCGGTAATTCCAATCGGTTCTTTGCTTTTTATGCTCTCGGAAACTTTGAGATTAAGAGAAGATTACGAAGATGTAATGTCTGGCAAAAAAAGAGACCCGGAAGCAATTATTGTAGAGGAGCAAAACTAA
- a CDS encoding TRAP transporter substrate-binding protein → MKNLSKLFALITSVIFISSAAHSVELKFGHVGKPGSLFTASVENFAKIANKKLGSKGKITVFGSSQLGKDKQGMQKLKLGTVDMWLPSSVMASIHDEFGVFDMPFIIKDRKHMAKVEKNVLPGIFKNLEAKTGYKIIGVWENGFRHITNNVRAINVPSDLKGIKLRTPKSKWRVKMFQSYGANPTPMSFSEVFTALQTGTMDGQENPYAQITSAKFQEVQKYLSITGHVYTPAYVAVHKNSYNKLPADVRKILESAAKENQKFVYKTAASYEKSMLGIIKKAGVKVNTANKDAFIKGSKGIYEEFTKDVPSGGALIKAVSSLAK, encoded by the coding sequence ATGAAAAACTTAAGCAAACTATTCGCTTTAATCACTTCAGTTATTTTTATTTCTTCAGCTGCGCATTCAGTAGAGTTAAAGTTTGGTCACGTAGGAAAACCAGGTTCTTTATTTACTGCATCAGTTGAGAATTTTGCAAAAATAGCTAACAAGAAATTAGGTAGCAAAGGCAAGATAACTGTCTTTGGATCTTCACAACTTGGAAAAGATAAACAAGGAATGCAAAAACTTAAACTGGGAACAGTTGACATGTGGTTGCCTTCTTCAGTAATGGCTTCTATTCATGATGAGTTCGGTGTATTTGATATGCCTTTCATCATTAAAGATAGAAAGCATATGGCAAAAGTAGAGAAAAATGTTTTGCCTGGTATCTTTAAAAACCTAGAAGCAAAGACTGGTTATAAAATTATCGGTGTTTGGGAAAATGGTTTTAGACACATTACTAACAATGTAAGAGCAATCAACGTTCCTAGCGATCTAAAAGGAATTAAGTTGAGAACTCCTAAGTCTAAGTGGAGAGTAAAAATGTTCCAATCGTACGGAGCAAACCCTACTCCAATGTCTTTTTCTGAAGTGTTTACAGCATTACAAACTGGAACTATGGATGGACAAGAAAATCCTTATGCACAAATTACTAGTGCTAAATTTCAGGAAGTTCAAAAATATCTTTCAATCACAGGTCACGTATACACACCAGCGTACGTAGCAGTTCACAAAAACAGCTACAACAAGCTACCTGCGGATGTAAGAAAGATTTTAGAATCTGCTGCAAAAGAAAACCAAAAGTTCGTTTATAAAACGGCTGCTTCATATGAAAAGTCTATGTTAGGCATTATCAAAAAAGCTGGCGTAAAAGTAAACACTGCAAACAAAGATGCATTTATTAAAGGTAGTAAAGGTATCTATGAAGAGTTTACAAAAGACGTTCCTTCTGGTGGAGCTTTAATTAAAGCAGTTTCATCTTTAGCAAAATAA
- a CDS encoding pyridoxal-phosphate-dependent aminotransferase family protein, producing MAKSNSFKAGRHFLQIPGPTNLPDRVLRAMDRAIIDHRGPEFSEIAKRVLDRVKQVFKTKNPVIMYPGSGTGAWEAAIVNTLNPGDRVLMFETGQFSSLWWEIAEKFKLDVDFVPGDWRTGVDPKVVAQKLGDDKDHKIKAVFVVHNETSTGVASKIGEIRKAIDSVNHPALYMVDTISSLASIDYKHDEWKVDVTVGGSQKGLLLPPGLSFNALSPKALEAHKQATMPKHYWDWLPMIENNKNGFFPFTPATNLVYGLDEAINMLLEEGLENVFARHTRHAEATRIAVRAWGLEILCKNEDEYSNSLTAVLLPDGHDADNFRKIVLEEFDMSLGMGLNKVKGKVFRIGHLGDFNDLMLAGTLSGVEMGLKKAGIPYKAGGIMAALDFLAK from the coding sequence ATGGCAAAATCAAATTCTTTCAAAGCGGGCAGACATTTTTTACAAATTCCAGGACCAACCAATTTACCAGATCGTGTTTTACGAGCGATGGATAGAGCTATCATCGATCATAGAGGACCTGAATTCTCAGAAATAGCAAAAAGAGTTTTAGATAGAGTTAAGCAAGTTTTCAAAACAAAAAACCCGGTAATTATGTATCCAGGATCTGGAACAGGCGCTTGGGAAGCAGCGATTGTAAACACGCTAAATCCTGGCGATAGAGTGTTAATGTTTGAAACAGGGCAATTTTCATCTTTATGGTGGGAAATTGCAGAAAAATTTAAATTAGATGTAGATTTTGTTCCAGGTGACTGGAGAACAGGTGTTGATCCAAAAGTTGTTGCTCAAAAATTAGGGGACGATAAAGATCATAAAATTAAAGCAGTATTTGTAGTGCACAATGAAACATCAACTGGTGTAGCAAGTAAAATTGGTGAAATTAGAAAAGCTATTGATAGTGTTAATCATCCAGCTTTATATATGGTGGATACTATTTCTTCCCTTGCCTCTATTGATTATAAGCACGATGAATGGAAAGTGGATGTAACAGTAGGTGGATCTCAAAAAGGGCTGTTATTACCACCCGGACTTTCTTTTAATGCATTAAGTCCAAAAGCTCTTGAGGCGCATAAGCAAGCAACCATGCCAAAACATTATTGGGATTGGTTACCGATGATAGAAAATAATAAAAACGGATTCTTTCCTTTTACTCCTGCAACTAATTTGGTTTACGGATTAGATGAAGCAATTAACATGTTACTTGAAGAGGGTTTGGAGAATGTTTTTGCAAGACATACAAGACACGCTGAAGCTACAAGAATTGCTGTGAGGGCATGGGGTTTAGAAATCTTATGTAAGAATGAAGATGAATATTCTAACTCGTTAACAGCTGTACTTTTACCAGATGGACATGATGCAGATAACTTTAGAAAAATTGTTCTAGAAGAATTTGATATGTCTCTTGGAATGGGATTAAATAAAGTTAAAGGAAAAGTTTTCAGAATTGGTCACTTAGGTGACTTTAACGACCTAATGTTAGCAGGAACTCTTTCTGGTGTAGAGATGGGTTTAAAGAAAGCTGGAATTCCATATAAAGCAGGTGGAATCATGGCTGCATTAGATTTTTTAGCTAAATAA
- a CDS encoding mandelate racemase/muconate lactonizing enzyme family protein, which yields MDLIDHIEIYKLQGPEQKKPFWVSHFIVPNANELLIKIKTKDGVEGFGMATSYTDITPIIRPFTNGLADQIMGMNPYQPEEIYNKLFNLTDTRISNEKKWSREALIRISSAVDIACWDIIGKKAGLPLYQIFGGFRDKVPCYVTCAYYQDGKDNVRLKDEIQKLVAEGHQGFKGKVGGLSLEEDIKRMQIIRDVIGPDKDLMIDVNRAWDLKTAIQACKLLEPLKPTWLEEPVRWADDRRQTTLLAKQTSIPISGGESEITSFGCRSFIEEGAIQILQFDVTMFGGFTHGKKLTALCELNHIDVAPHHDCYIHAQLVASSPAGRIVESFPDPERDPLQAELFSNPPEIKNGWLTLNKEPGLGLTLSSSAMKKFGTLIYQSKK from the coding sequence ATGGATTTAATTGATCATATTGAAATCTACAAGCTGCAAGGCCCTGAGCAAAAGAAACCTTTTTGGGTCAGTCACTTCATTGTTCCTAATGCTAATGAACTTTTAATTAAAATAAAAACAAAAGATGGAGTTGAAGGATTCGGTATGGCTACTAGCTACACAGATATTACTCCTATTATAAGACCATTTACTAATGGTCTTGCGGATCAAATCATGGGCATGAATCCATATCAGCCTGAAGAAATTTATAATAAACTTTTTAATTTAACTGACACAAGAATTTCTAATGAAAAAAAGTGGAGTAGAGAAGCTTTAATTAGAATCTCTTCTGCAGTGGATATTGCGTGTTGGGATATTATTGGAAAAAAAGCAGGTCTTCCCCTGTATCAAATTTTTGGTGGCTTTAGAGATAAAGTACCTTGTTATGTTACTTGTGCCTACTACCAAGATGGAAAAGACAATGTCCGATTAAAAGATGAGATTCAAAAATTAGTTGCAGAGGGTCATCAAGGATTTAAGGGTAAGGTAGGAGGATTGTCTTTGGAGGAGGATATAAAGAGAATGCAAATTATTAGAGATGTGATTGGCCCAGATAAAGATCTTATGATTGATGTCAATCGTGCATGGGATTTAAAAACAGCTATTCAAGCTTGCAAACTGTTAGAGCCGTTAAAGCCTACTTGGTTAGAGGAGCCTGTAAGATGGGCAGATGATAGAAGGCAAACTACTTTACTAGCTAAACAAACATCCATACCTATCTCAGGAGGAGAAAGTGAAATCACTAGCTTTGGTTGCCGTTCTTTTATTGAAGAAGGTGCTATCCAAATTTTACAATTTGATGTGACAATGTTTGGTGGTTTTACCCATGGAAAAAAATTAACAGCGCTTTGTGAATTAAACCATATAGATGTAGCTCCTCATCATGACTGTTATATTCATGCACAATTAGTTGCCTCCTCTCCTGCTGGAAGAATTGTCGAATCTTTTCCAGATCCTGAAAGAGACCCTTTGCAGGCAGAACTGTTTTCTAACCCACCTGAAATTAAAAATGGATGGCTAACATTGAATAAAGAGCCTGGATTAGGATTAACCTTATCTTCAAGTGCGATGAAAAAGTTCGGGACTTTAATTTATCAAAGCAAAAAATAA